One genomic window of Methanosarcina acetivorans C2A includes the following:
- the fpoN gene encoding F(420)H(2) dehydrogenase subunit N, with amino-acid sequence MDELMYLAPEIVVVATGLVVLLAGVFLSPRAKNILGYLATLGILAALFLTVKSFGLLTMQGFQVGYSIFSEALNIDALSQFFKLVFLVVALIVSIAAIKYNENSDHTEEFYTLMLFATFGMMIVASANDLVVLFVAFELASLATYALAGYEKQNPRSLEGAMKYFVIGSVSAALMLFGLSFVYGATGTTSIPLIAANPGLLIENPIGLVAVVLLIAGFGFKMALVPFHMWAPDTYQGSPSVVSALLAAGSKKMGFVAAFRIFIVALVALQPDWQFIFTILAVATMTFGNIVAVAQTSVKRMLAYSSVAQAGYIAMAFAVMTPVALGGGIMYALAHAFMKAGAFIAAGVVVWMVSQEKTGNLDVPDHLDSFKGLGKRMPLAALSMTVFVFALAGIPPTAGFMAKFVLFSSTIQAGMAWLAVIAILNSALSLFYYARLVRYMYFLPPEGKSVSVPFPYAAALLVAVAGVLVMGIWPEPFVELAMKAAMVLV; translated from the coding sequence ATGGACGAATTAATGTATCTTGCACCTGAAATCGTGGTGGTTGCAACCGGCCTGGTCGTACTTCTGGCCGGAGTCTTCCTGTCCCCCCGGGCCAAGAACATACTTGGTTACCTGGCAACCCTGGGAATCCTTGCAGCCCTCTTCCTGACGGTTAAAAGCTTCGGGCTCCTGACGATGCAGGGCTTCCAGGTCGGATATTCAATCTTCTCAGAAGCTCTGAATATCGATGCCCTCTCCCAGTTCTTCAAACTGGTCTTCCTGGTAGTTGCCCTGATTGTTTCAATTGCTGCAATCAAGTACAATGAGAACAGTGACCACACAGAAGAGTTCTACACCCTGATGCTCTTTGCAACCTTCGGGATGATGATCGTAGCTTCTGCAAACGACCTGGTCGTACTCTTCGTTGCCTTTGAACTGGCAAGTCTTGCAACATACGCCCTTGCAGGCTACGAAAAGCAGAACCCGAGGTCTCTTGAAGGAGCCATGAAGTATTTCGTGATCGGTTCGGTCTCGGCAGCCCTCATGCTCTTCGGGCTTTCCTTTGTTTACGGGGCAACCGGCACTACCAGCATCCCCCTGATTGCTGCAAACCCCGGGCTCCTTATAGAAAACCCGATCGGGCTTGTAGCGGTCGTGCTGCTGATTGCAGGTTTCGGCTTCAAGATGGCCCTTGTGCCCTTCCACATGTGGGCTCCGGATACCTACCAGGGTTCTCCCTCGGTCGTTTCCGCCCTGCTTGCAGCCGGGTCCAAGAAGATGGGCTTTGTGGCAGCCTTCAGAATCTTCATTGTGGCTCTTGTGGCCCTACAGCCTGACTGGCAGTTTATCTTTACTATCCTGGCAGTTGCAACAATGACCTTCGGAAACATAGTCGCAGTTGCCCAGACCAGCGTAAAACGCATGCTCGCCTACTCTTCCGTAGCCCAGGCCGGATACATTGCAATGGCTTTTGCCGTTATGACCCCTGTGGCCCTCGGAGGAGGCATCATGTACGCTCTTGCCCACGCCTTTATGAAAGCAGGAGCCTTTATTGCAGCCGGAGTCGTGGTCTGGATGGTGAGCCAGGAAAAGACGGGCAACCTCGATGTCCCCGACCACCTGGACAGCTTTAAGGGCCTCGGAAAAAGAATGCCTCTTGCAGCCCTTTCCATGACGGTCTTCGTCTTTGCCCTCGCAGGTATTCCCCCGACTGCAGGTTTCATGGCCAAGTTCGTGCTCTTCTCTTCAACCATCCAGGCGGGCATGGCCTGGCTTGCAGTAATAGCGATCCTGAACAGTGCCCTTTCCCTGTTCTACTACGCACGGCTTGTGAGATACATGTACTTCCTGCCCCCCGAGGGTAAATCCGTCAGCGTTCCTTTCCCATATGCAGCCGCCCTTCTGGTTGCAGTGGCAGGCGTGCTGGTAATGGGTATCTGGCCCGAACCCTTCGTGGAACTGGCTATGAAAGCAGCAATGGTACTGGTATAA
- a CDS encoding F420H2 dehydrogenase subunit FpoO, whose product MTDCDLCGKAIPTVIPVRVIRPLLKFAYPNGVWKGLCETCLDSAQKTYLEVNKNQPSCRKGKCALCGDKTGVFPVELQVPDFSKGIVKKDVDLCYRCLKGVDEAYIRHKKEQIEMEHGYH is encoded by the coding sequence ATGACAGATTGCGACCTATGCGGAAAAGCAATCCCGACCGTCATCCCGGTCCGGGTTATCCGTCCCCTCCTCAAATTTGCCTACCCCAACGGGGTCTGGAAAGGTCTCTGTGAGACCTGCCTCGATTCCGCCCAGAAAACTTACCTGGAAGTAAACAAAAACCAGCCCTCATGCAGAAAAGGCAAATGCGCCCTCTGCGGAGACAAAACAGGAGTTTTCCCGGTGGAACTGCAGGTCCCGGATTTCTCAAAAGGGATAGTCAAGAAAGATGTGGATCTCTGCTACAGGTGCCTGAAAGGAGTCGATGAGGCATATATCAGGCATAAGAAGGAACAAATTGAGATGGAACATGGATATCATTAA
- a CDS encoding right-handed parallel beta-helix repeat-containing protein codes for MITVDSGGEGDYTSIQQAVINSNNGDIILVNTGTYIENVDVDKKLTITSKSGNPEDTIVQALSPGDHIFHVTANNVTIKGFSLINSSSGSGIYLDSVQYNTIANNHLQANEIGIHLWNANNNMLINNTASDNNWAGIRLSPNDSELASNNTLINNTMVNNTYNFAIDTMYLNASMQNNIDTTNTVNGKPIYYLVNVSNVTLNSASNAGAIYCINCQNISIKDQVLKNNIQSIFLHNTSDSRYDSNILSNNYFGIVLVNSDNNTGLNNIAVNNIVGIAIVASTDNYLNNNVANFNGQGFEIQDSDNTELNNNTANNNKDNGIALSSSIKNEVTGNIANHNSDGIKLFNCSNSLLNNNIANSNRYAGIDLGGSRDNILTDNIANSNRKHGFELAGSDNNTLRGNIGNSDMDHLPDDSPNRTSKNETKNQDIENKSFIDSTISVITSWIHPNNFSDNVDNNPINNLSDNFSNNSRSNFLDNISDDSINVYIHPGDSIQQAIDNSSSGDIIAVYPGLYKENLIVNKSLIIISKPGESTETKIQAADPEDDIFYVAADNVTICGFNVTGTDKAGIFYIGSGGIIVGNKLVSDKYGIYLKKAENITIENNNASQNGRGIYLRDSSRNIVKNNEVSHNWFYGKEYRNGILLRNSNNNKLTGNNVSRNWDGIRLENSSNNELSKNAVIDDYFCIGLEDSNNNKLLDNTVKSIGYSFDITLGNSHNNTLQGNSAGFMTEVRVSSGPESTNNTLEGRQHIRRD; via the coding sequence ATGATTACTGTTGATAGCGGTGGAGAAGGAGATTATACCTCTATACAGCAAGCCGTGATCAATTCTAATAACGGAGATATAATACTCGTTAATACAGGAACATACATCGAAAACGTAGACGTAGATAAGAAGTTAACAATAACCTCAAAGTCGGGAAATCCGGAAGATACAATCGTTCAAGCTCTTAGTCCAGGTGATCACATCTTTCATGTAACTGCGAACAATGTGACCATCAAAGGTTTTAGTTTGATAAATTCCAGCTCAGGAAGTGGAATTTATCTGGACAGTGTGCAGTATAACACTATTGCAAACAACCATTTACAGGCTAATGAGATAGGAATCCATCTCTGGAATGCTAACAACAATATGCTGATCAATAACACAGCATCAGACAATAACTGGGCAGGAATCCGATTATCTCCAAACGACAGCGAGCTTGCCAGCAACAATACGCTCATTAATAACACGATGGTTAATAACACATATAATTTTGCGATTGATACTATGTATCTAAATGCGAGTATGCAAAACAATATCGATACTACCAATACTGTAAATGGGAAACCTATCTATTATCTTGTAAACGTTTCGAATGTTACTTTAAATTCGGCCTCAAATGCCGGGGCTATTTATTGTATCAACTGCCAGAACATATCAATAAAAGATCAGGTTCTCAAAAATAACATCCAGAGTATTTTTTTACATAATACAAGCGATTCAAGGTATGACAGCAATATCCTATCAAATAACTATTTTGGAATCGTTCTGGTTAACTCAGATAATAACACCGGGTTGAACAATATTGCAGTTAATAATATTGTTGGCATTGCAATAGTTGCATCCACTGATAATTATTTAAATAACAATGTGGCAAATTTTAATGGTCAGGGATTTGAGATTCAAGATTCGGATAACACTGAACTGAACAACAACACTGCAAATAATAATAAAGATAATGGTATAGCTTTAAGTTCTTCTATAAAAAATGAAGTAACTGGAAATATTGCAAATCACAATAGTGATGGAATTAAGTTATTCAATTGCAGTAACAGTTTGCTAAACAATAATATTGCAAATTCAAACAGGTATGCAGGAATTGATCTGGGGGGCTCAAGAGATAACATTCTGACTGATAACATTGCAAATTCAAACAGGAAACACGGCTTTGAACTTGCCGGCTCAGATAACAACACTTTGAGAGGTAATATTGGGAATTCAGATATGGATCATTTACCAGATGATTCTCCCAATCGTACTTCTAAGAATGAGACTAAAAATCAGGATATAGAAAATAAATCTTTCATTGATTCTACAATTTCTGTAATTACATCCTGGATACATCCCAATAATTTTTCGGATAATGTTGACAATAATCCAATAAATAACCTTTCTGACAATTTCAGCAATAATTCAAGAAGCAATTTTCTCGATAATATTAGCGATGATTCAATAAATGTCTACATACATCCCGGAGATTCAATCCAGCAGGCAATAGACAATTCAAGTTCCGGCGATATTATTGCTGTTTATCCGGGATTATATAAGGAAAATTTGATTGTGAACAAATCTCTCATCATAATTTCAAAGCCTGGAGAATCAACTGAGACTAAAATTCAGGCTGCGGATCCGGAAGATGATATATTCTATGTAGCTGCTGACAATGTAACAATTTGCGGGTTTAATGTGACGGGAACAGACAAGGCAGGCATATTTTATATCGGATCTGGTGGCATTATCGTTGGCAATAAACTGGTTTCTGACAAATACGGAATTTACCTGAAAAAAGCCGAAAACATTACAATTGAAAATAACAATGCATCTCAAAATGGGCGTGGAATTTACTTGAGAGACTCCAGTAGAAATATCGTGAAAAATAATGAGGTGAGTCATAATTGGTTCTATGGGAAGGAGTATAGAAACGGGATCCTTCTTAGAAATTCAAATAACAACAAGCTAACAGGTAATAATGTATCGAGAAATTGGGATGGTATACGCCTCGAAAATTCTTCAAACAACGAACTGAGCAAAAATGCAGTTATAGATGACTATTTCTGCATTGGTCTTGAAGATTCAAATAATAACAAACTTCTTGACAATACCGTCAAATCAATTGGATACTCATTTGATATTACACTGGGGAATTCTCATAATAATACATTACAAGGTAACAGTGCAGGCTTTATGACTGAAGTTAGAGTATCATCTGGGCCTGAGAGCACAAATAATACGCTTGAGGGCAGGCAACATATTAGAAGAGATTAA
- the fpoO gene encoding F420H2 dehydrogenase subunit FpoO, producing MNPKPDCILVRVVRPLLKFAYPNGVWKDLCETCLDSAQKTYLEANKNQPSCRKGKCALCGDKTGVFSVELQVPDFVLF from the coding sequence TTGAATCCAAAACCAGACTGTATCCTTGTCAGAGTCGTCCGCCCCCTCCTCAAATTCGCCTACCCCAACGGAGTCTGGAAAGATCTCTGTGAGACCTGCCTCGATTCCGCCCAGAAAACTTACCTGGAAGCAAACAAAAACCAGCCCTCGTGCAGAAAAGGCAAATGCGCCCTCTGCGGAGACAAAACAGGAGTTTTCTCGGTGGAACTGCAGGTCCCGGATTTTGTTCTTTTTTAG